A stretch of Carnobacterium iners DNA encodes these proteins:
- a CDS encoding MGMT family protein, which yields MTPFTEKAIAVMKKIPAGKVMTYGQVAEIAGNKRGARQVVRLLHSMSKKENLPWHRVINAKGEIGLKDEEGRFTQKEKLNAEGIHLMKNGKIDLLIYRYQP from the coding sequence ATGACACCATTTACTGAAAAAGCCATAGCAGTAATGAAAAAGATTCCAGCTGGAAAAGTGATGACTTACGGGCAAGTTGCTGAAATAGCTGGAAATAAAAGAGGAGCAAGACAAGTTGTTCGACTCTTGCATTCGATGAGTAAAAAGGAGAATCTTCCTTGGCATCGAGTTATAAATGCTAAGGGTGAGATCGGATTAAAAGATGAAGAAGGAAGATTTACTCAAAAAGAAAAGTTAAATGCTGAAGGAATTCATTTGATGAAAAATGGGAAAATAGATTTACTCATCTACCGGTATCAACCATAA